The following nucleotide sequence is from Geotrypetes seraphini chromosome 10, aGeoSer1.1, whole genome shotgun sequence.
gagcggcgcgcgcctccgtgttgcgctcaattgtctgggcgcgcctttgtcctgacaCCAAAAATTGTCATTGTTCAGGTTCATATCTTGTTACAGTTTTAAGCAAGTTTTGCTTTTCTTAGGTCGAAACTTATCCTATGGAACCTGAAGTTATTTGCCCATTCTCCATACAGGCAGCCAAAGTTCTACTGCGGAGCCCACAATAGAGATCCTGAAAATGGAAGAGGATCCTGTGAGTGACCAACTGGAGGGAGGAGAGCAGGTTACTGATACCACGAGTGGTGAGCCGAcaagtcctatgtaataaaattCTTGCTAGCTGCTGTGGAGTATTTCTAAATTTTCACACTTgaggttttggttagtgaattggCGACCGCGGCAGGACCGCAAGCGTACTTTGCGTTTCTAGGTTTCATATTTTTGAACCTTTGGTGGACAGGGGTTTCGTTTGGACGTGCAACATAAGGTATGTCTGTTCTTTGATTAACAGACTGGGGGGCCTCTTTGAAGCTACGGAATACCGTGagttatatgtatattttatttgaataataatactaatcgaaaaaaggaaaaaaaaaaattaaaattcagaCGTAGGAGGAATTAATGCTTTGTATGTAGGCATAGTGTTTGGggatattgtattatatgtttagtGGGTTAAGATTTGGGGGTATAGAGGAAAACTTGTATCTTCGATTTGCTTTAAGActttatttctgctgtctatcTGGCCaggtctctcttctttctctctctctctctgttttttcCCTCTATGGTTTCACAGCTGTCCTGTTAAGGTTGGCTGTAGAATGTAATCAGAGTAAGGGGAATCATTGCAGAGACTTGAGGGGAGGATGAGATGTCCAGAACTTGCATTTGTCAACCAGAAAATAACTTTATGGGGATTTTTGCCTCTATATGTCTTACTAAATAGCTGTATAATTTATGTATATACTTTCATTTTTATTCAACAGTTAATGGAGTCAGGAATAAGAGATTGAGAGTATGTGATGGGCAGCAGAAATCGGAATGGAAACATGAAAACCCCTCCAGAGACAGCCCGGATACTTCAGCTGATAGTGTAAGACCACCTAGCATGAAGGAAAATACCCCAAAAGGAGAAAGCTTGAACGTATGTCCTGAACAAGAGAGAAATTCCACCAACTACTCAAATCTCAGTCAAAATGAGAGATTCAGCAGGCAGAAACTTTGTCAGAGCACTACATGTGAGGAAATGTTCACTGGGAAGTCAAAGCCGCCAGGACCCAAAAAAATTCAGCGACAAAAACTGTTCCAGCCTACGGAGTGTGAAAAAACATTTACATATAAATCAAAGCTTATAATTCATGAAAAAATGCTTAAAGAAAGAAAACTGTCAAAATGTTCTATAACTGATAACAACTCTCATCAGGTGTTTGAACTGACAAGACATGAATTAAGCTGCATAAGCAACCAACAAGTGCATCAAGTGGACCCCAAAAGAGCAAAGCTATTTAAATGTTCAATATGTGATAAAGGCTTCACTCAAAAACTTAACCTCAGAATTCATAAAACAATCCATACTAAAAGCAAACCATataaatgtaataaaagcttcaatcaaAAAGATCAACTCGTAATTCGGGATAGAGTCcgcactggagaaaaaccatataaatgttctgaatgtggtaaaagcttcaaacAAAAAGGTAACCTCAcaactcataaaagaatccacactggagaaaagccgtataaatgttctgaatgtggaaaaagCTTCAGCCAAAAAAGTAATCTTAAAATTCATGagagaatccacactggagaaaaatcGTATagatgttctgaatgtggtaaaagtttcaGGCAAAAAAATGAACTCAAAATGCATGAGAGAATCCACACTGTAGAAAAAccgtataaatgttctgaatgtgggaaAAGTTTCAAACAAAAAGGTAACCTCACCGCTCATGagagaatccacactggagaaaagccgtataaatgttctgaatgtggaaaaagCTTCAGCCAAAAAAGTAATCTTAAAATTCATGagagaatccacactggagaaaaatcGTATagatgttctgaatgtggtaaaagtttcaGGCAAAAAAATGATCTCAAAATGCATGAGAGAATCCACACTGTAGAAAAAccgtataaatgttctgaatgtggtaaaagcttcaataAAAAAGGTAACCTCACAGCTCATGagagaatccacactggagaaaaaccgtataaatgttctgaatgtgggaaaagcttcagTAAACGAACTGGCCTCACTGCACATGAAaaaatccacactggagaaaaaccgtataaatgttctgaatgtgggaaaagcttcagTCGACGAACTGGCCTCACTGCACATGAAaaaatccacactggagaaaaaccgtataaatgttctgaatgtgggaaaagcttcagTAAACGAACTGGCCTCAGTGAACATGAAaaaatccacactggagaaaaaccgtataaatgttctgaatgtgggaaaagcttcagTCGACGAACTGGCCTCACTGCACATGAAaaaatccacactggagaaaaaccgtataaatgttctgaatgtgggaaaagcttcagTAAACGAACTGGCCTCAGTGAACATGAAaaaatccacactggagaaaaaccgtataaatgttctgaatgtgggaaaagcttcagTCGACGAACTGGCCTCACTGCACATGAAaaaatccacactggagaaaaaccgtataaatgttctgaatgtaataaaagtttcaATCACATAAGTGCACTCAAAAagcatgaaagaatccacactggagaaaaacctcATAAATGTTCTCAATGTCATAAAAGCTTCAGTCAAAAAAGTGACCTCAGTAagcatgaaagaatccacactggagaaaaacctcataaatgttctgagtgtggtaaaagcttcagtcAAAAAAGTTGTCTTAaaattcatgaaagaatccacactggagaaaaaccgtATAAATGTTCTgggtgtggtaaaagcttcagtcAAAAAAGTTGTCTTAaaattcatgaaagaatccacactagAGAAAAACAATATAAATGTTgtgtatgtaataaaagtttcaATCAAAAATGTATACTCAGAAAGCATGAAGGGATCCACAGTGGAGAAAAAACATATGaatgtactgaatgtaataaaagtttTAATCATATAAGTGTTCTCAAAAggcatgaaagaatccacactggagaaaaaccatttcAATGTTCTCAATGTCATAAAAGCTTCAGTCAAAAAAGTGACCTCAGTAagcatgaaagaatccacactggagaaaaaccgtATAATTGTTCTCAGTGTGCTAAAAGCTTCAATCATAAAGGTAACCTAAtaattcatgaaagaatccacactggagaaaaaccatacacatgttctgaatgtaataaaagttgCTCAAGCAAATCTGATCTAAGAAAGCATGAAAGAAtccatactggagaaaaaccgtataaatgttctgaatgtggaaaatcctttAATAATACAAGTAGCCTCATAACTCATACAAGAATCCACatgggagaaaaaccatataaatgttctgaatgtgataaaagcttcaatcgAAAAGATAACCTTATAATTCATAAAAGAATGCACACTGGAGAAAGCCCGTATAAATGctctgaatgtgataaaagcttcaatcgAAAACAAAACCTCACAATTCATAAAAGATtgcacactggagaaaaaccatatacttgttctgaatgtgataaaagcttcaatcgAAAAGATAAACTCATAACTCATAAAAGAATGCACACTGGAGAAACCccgtataaatgttctgaatgtgataaaagcttcaatcaAAAAGTTAACCTCATAACTCACAAAagaattcatactggagaaaaaccatatcaaTGTTCTGACTGTGGTAAAAGTTTCAGTCTTAGAAATGACCTCAGgaatcatgaaagaatccacactggagaaaaaccatataaatgtcctgaatgtggtaaaagcttcagtcGAAGAAATGAACTCAGAATTCATGagagaatccacactggagaaaaaatgaataaatgttctgaatgtggcaAAAGCTTTAGTCGAAGAAATGACCTCAGAATTCATGagagaatccacactggagagaaaccgtataaatgttctgaatgtggtaaacgCTTCAGTCGAAGAAATGAACTCAGAATTCATGagagaatccacactggagagaaaccgtataaatgttctgaatgtggtaaatgCTTCAGTCGAAGATGTAACCTCACAACACACAAAAGAAtccatactggagaaaaaccatataaatgttctcaaTGTGGTATATGTTTCAGTGAAAGATATAGACTCCGAATTCATGAAcaaatccacactggagaaaaaatgtataaatgttctgaatgtgataaaaggTTCAATCGAAAAGATAACCTCATTATTCATATAAGAAtccatactggagaaaaaccatataaatgttctgaatgtgataaaagttTCCATGGCAAATCTAATCTAAGAAAGCATGAAAGAATCCACCCTGGAGAAAAATGTGGACAAATGTGATAAGGTGATTTTACTTAGGGAAAAGCTAAGAAACTGAATACATTTCTCTGACTAATGACTGTGAAATAAAAGAACTTGAATAGGAAGGTAAATATCTAGGAATTGAGGAAGGAGCCATTCTTAAGCAAGAATCACTGAGAGAAAAAAATCAGTAAAGAATATTATAGGAGACTAAACCTGATATTAAAGAATATATTAACATTATGGAATAAGATGCTGGCTGTTAATCAACTGGCTCTTCCTGCATTCTCATATAGCTTTGATATCGTAGACTGGCcacttaaatattttaaaaactagaTGTGTAAATGAGAAAATCCTCCATGCCCACAAGGAGATTTGTAAGAATCAGTGTGTGCCAAGACTTTATGGATTACATCTATTGATTATGGATTATTGATTAAGGATTACATCTATTGATTATGGATTATTGATTATGGATTACATCTATTGACAACTATCATAGGCCTCCAAgcttactactattaattatttctagagtgctaccagatgtatgcagtgctgtacagtcgCAAAGGAGATggtctctgctcaaaagagttACAATCTTAACAGACAAGACAGGCAAACTGGATGCCAGGgtggggatacagttagggggaatggttaGCCTGCTgcctagggtggtgagcagtgggAAGAGGGGTGTAGGGTAACGGATTGAAGGCTaaatcaaaaagatgggttttcagtctgctttcaaacaagggaaggggtgtgacggacaaactcaggtagtttattccaggcatacggggcaactagatgaaaggaatgaagcctGGAATAGGCAGTGTAGGAGAAAGGTAAAGCTAAAagtagcttatctgaggaacagagttctcgggGAGACGTATGAGGTTAGATaatagaggagagatactgaggaactgtggcatgaacacacttgtaggttagtaataggattTTGAACTATATGCggaggcagatagggagccagtgaagtgatttcagGAGAGGAATAAGGTGAGTGTTGCAAGATTGACAATAGATAAGTTGTGCTGCTGAGTTTTGCATCGATTGCAGGGGGGGAGAGGCGGTTTAGTGGGAAACCTGTTAGAAGTAAATtatgggggggtcacgtgatggcagCACTGTAACCAGACGTTTCCTGCTCGAACTCTGCTCTCTTTCCTCCTAAAAGTACCCCTAACTCGTGCTTGTCAGCACTAAAAGCACCTTCTACCCCAGATTTGTTCCTGATCCCGACCGCGGGGTTTATCGGAGCCAGCAAGGGCACATTGCGGCAGGAATGCTGATAAAGACGACGCGGTCTGGAAAAGACAAGCCTACCAAATCCACCAGCATGGCGACTCCAAACCCAGCGTCCTGCAGCACGCTCGCACAAGAGAAAAGCATGCAGGTTTCTGTCCGTCGTCTCTCCCAACTGTTTGACGAAAAGCTGTCTAAATTGCACATAGTACTGGAAGAAGTGAAAGACAGCATTGCCTGGCACGTGGCACGCATTTAGAATGTGGAGGAGAGAATATCGGCTTAGGAGGATCGGGCGGAGACATCGGATCAGCGCCTTACCTCGTTGGAAGCCCAGATAAAATTGTTAGAGGACAGGGCGGAAGATGCAGAGAACTGTGGCCGCCAAAACAATATCAGGCTCATCGGCTTGCCAGAATCAGTTCGGGACTCGGAGTTGGGAGATCTGGTGGCGAGCTGGCTGCCACAGACTTTGGGATTAGCGCCTTCCCTGGGCCCTGTCCATGTGGAGCGGGCCCATCGCATCGGGGTCCCAAGGGTGGAGGGCGCCTGGCCAAGGCCAGTGATAGCTGGCTGAGCGACGACGACCCTGGCCCCTTACTATACCCAGCTGCACTCAAGAGGGATCAAATTTACACTCCAGTATCCTGCTAAAGTCTGGATAAATTATAACAACGGGACCATCACCCTGGATACTCCAGCAGATGTCCGCTCTTTTTTGGACAAGCTGCCTGCCTCTTGACGGGGGACTACCTTGGAACTGCAGCCTTGTGAGCCTGCTTGGATTCCTGCTCCTAACCACATGGGGGATACTGTGGGTTTCTGCCACCTAGGGAGTTGACTGCTGGAGCCTGGATctttgggcttcccctgcctggTTTGCCGGACCAGTGTAAGGGTAGAACTAAAGGAGGTCAGCAAAAATTTAAAGTGTGCAAGATTTGAGCTAAAGGCGCTCAGCACAGTGGGTACAGGAATGTATGTAGCAGAtactgggagtgagccaaggtTGAGATTTGGTATGCCTGAGAGTGCAGGGAACAAGGGGAGTAAGGGTGTCCAGAGCAGAGAACAGACTTGTATGAAAAGACAGCCTTGTGGACAGACTTGGATAACATAGTGGAGGCAAGCAAAAGTAAAACAGTGGTAGAGAACGTAGAAGGATTGAGGGCTTGAAGATTTTGAAACCTGTTGGTGATGACTGGGcttaggggaggggggttagttgtGAAGGTTATCAGAAGGTTAGGGGCATTGTCAGATCTCAAAATACAAAAGGTGTTGAAATATGGAAGAAAACTTCCTGAATCTAGTTCCACTATTAAACTTGGACAAGTATTCCAACTTGAGTAGAAGGAATGGGTGAAAATCCTAGGAGGAAACATGTCTACAGACACTCCCTGGTCTTTACTTTGTTGTCAAAAGGGGAGGAAACAACAGAATTTGCAAAGGAAGTGAAGGAGaagttaggttcttacctgctaatttactttattttagcttctccagaccgatataggttaatcttacaagagggtatatatctcatcatgaccagcaggtggagactgaaaaccaaactgtggaatagtacataataggtaCCTTACCCTATTTCTAGCAGTCTGCCGAATAACCAAGCAGAACTAATAACTTgcaacagaaataaacaatactccaaacaggagtaacaactaacatacaCAAACgttgttggaaaatgcaaaggagagatcccagcaagaaaaatgtccccacagctcgccagctatgccagccgagccacagctgctgttcttcaattctccccggccctagaaaaatactagaacccgatAGACCGGTACAGTTCTTCATCactgatgggacataccaaagcagtccccatcatgggtgggatccccgaagggccgacaccagaacatgctcaccgAACACCAAGTCCCGATGCGCctgaacaaaggaatgcaaggaagaccaaacagcagcctcACAAATGTCCACAGGAGGCACTAGTGAACACTCAGGCCAAGACGCCGCCTGACCCCCAAGTGGAATGAAccttgagaaattccggaacaggcTTTTTCTGTTGAAGATATGCGGATGCAACAGCCTCTTTGATCCAACGCACAATGATAGTcttggaagcgccatcccccttaccaGGACTCGcaagaaagacaaagagatgatctgatttcctgaactCCTGGGTCCTCTACACATAACAGCGAAGAACCTGACAGACATCTAGCTTGcgcaactgtttctgctcagaagaaCCTTCCCAACTACCCATCGGACAGCAGGCAGTGGCAACAAGGCGAGTCTGCTGCTGTCGGTCTGCCCCAGACGCTGCCTATCAGCAGCAACTTCATGTTCCTGCATAGGTGGGACTTGAAGAGAGGCGACGTCTTGGGCAGGCTGATGACAGCAGGCTCCTCGTTGCCACtgccagctgcccgaagattcaatTGCAGCGGATGGAGAGGAGGTAGATGGCCATTGGCTGCGGTTCCTCCTCTACACATCAGAGGGAAACCTTTCTGGGTCAGCTCCGGCAGTGTGTGTGAGGAGCCACTGCCGGCGAGAAGTAAGATTGCTGCAAGTATGGGCTTGGGGGgatgagaagggagggaaagagaaatgctctaGGCAGGAGAGAAAGGTAAAATGGTTTGGAAAGGGTGTGTGGAGCAggaggggaagagatggtgcacatggggaaaggaagagagggagaattgttggacatggtggtggagaggagggagggagaaatattggatgttgtggAAAGAGAAGGGTAGGATCGATGGAAATGGACGCAAGAGGGAAGAATTTTAGATATGGTGGTGGAAGGAATGGAAGGAGAgctgtggcatggtgctggaaagGGGTAATAGGAGAAATGGTGAGCATGGGGCTAGTGGGCAGGGGTGAAACATTCTGCACAgggtccaggggatgagagagggagaaatgttggatgtggcagtagagggagtggaagaGATGGACCCTGGAtctcgatctctctctctttccccactccctttgcagcaacaGAGGGaattagagagagggagacatggggatggaggagagagaggaagaaatgctgtgcaggggaAAAAAGAGGGAGCTGGATCCATGACAGAAGGTagcaaggaagagagagagaaagaaatgcttgaCCATGGTAGGAGAAGCCAATGGACAGCGACTGCTTGAAGAATTTGCAGAGGACAGGAGGAAAGCAgacaaaaaagagaaactggagccaacttgatggaaaaataattcTCCagacaataaagatttttttaaaaaaaggaatttattgactgaaatatattagctttgggcAATGTacacaaggggccgctgaaagatTCTCAAACCAACCAACCAAGTTGGGGCATTCTCCATCGAACGAAAAAAGTAGAAGCTCGctggactaaggggctcataatcaaaaaaccccTAAAATGTCCCCAAAACCGCGCTGTTCTAACTGCCAGGACAGCCAAATGACAATAATCAAAACCCTTCTCCTGGACATCTAGTGAGATGTTTCACTGTGCGTCCAGAGTTCCAGGGGAAGGCATGTTATGTGCTTGTTTTGGGCGGGCTTTGGGTAGGCTTAACTTGGACGTTTTGTGGTGATAACTGAACCTTTTCCATGATgttctggatggaacttagacattctgagctagtcctgttttagaagcatctaagtgccacaaagggacctaaactgaccactggatacattaaggtatgaTCCCCTACTGCTCACtattcccctcccaccccaaaaaactccagaacagcagcacttggtatgggaaagtctagtagaCCACCACACAGGTGTTTGAAGTAACCTGGCAGACGTGCTAgcagctagtgaaccatagagagaaggacccaggcccataaggcactctaaccattacatttacgctggaaaatgtgagcccactaaaacccaccaaaacctTTATTCTACTGCCCTAAAAGTGCCACCTATAGCCATGAGGACTATTGGTATGGTAGGTGGGTctagtacagggatctcaaagtccctccttgagggctgcaatccagtcgggttttcaggatttccccgactggattccagccctcgaggactggagttgcccacccctgctctagatccaaCCAATATGAAGAACCtatatcaggggtccccaaagtccctccttgagggccgaatccagtcgggttttcaggatttccccaatgaatatgcatgagatctatttgcatgcactgctttcaatgcatattcattggggaaatcctgaaaacccgactggattccagccctcgaggactggagttgcccacccctgctctagatccaaCCAATATCAGGGGTcccaaaagtccctccttgagggccgaatccagtcgggttttcaggatttccccaatgaatatgcattgaaagcagtgcatgcacatagatctcatgcatattcattggggaaatcccgaaaacccgactggattcggctctcgaggagagactttggagacccctgtattagcatttggaatagtttttttgtgtct
It contains:
- the LOC117367620 gene encoding zinc finger protein 271-like isoform X4; this translates as MKENTPKGESLNVCPEQERNSTNYSNLSQNERFSRQKLCQSTTCEEMFTGKSKPPGPKKIQRQKLFQPTECEKTFTYKSKLIIHEKMLKERKLSKCSITDNNSHQVFELTRHELSCISNQQVHQVDPKRAKLFKCSICDKGFTQKLNLRIHKTIHTKSKPYKCNKSFNQKDQLVIRDRVRTGEKPYKCSECGKSFKQKGNLTTHKRIHTGEKPYKCSECGKSFSQKSNLKIHERIHTGEKSYRCSECGKSFRQKNELKMHERIHTVEKPYKCSECGKSFKQKGNLTAHERIHTGEKPYKCSECGKSFSQKSNLKIHERIHTGEKSYRCSECGKSFRQKNDLKMHERIHTVEKPYKCSECGKSFNKKGNLTAHERIHTGEKPYKCSECGKSFSKRTGLTAHEKIHTGEKPYKCSECGKSFSRRTGLTAHEKIHTGEKPYKCSECGKSFSKRTGLSEHEKIHTGEKPYKCSECGKSFSRRTGLTAHEKIHTGEKPYKCSECGKSFSKRTGLSEHEKIHTGEKPYKCSECGKSFSRRTGLTAHEKIHTGEKPYKCSECNKSFNHISALKKHERIHTGEKPHKCSQCHKSFSQKSDLSKHERIHTGEKPHKCSECGKSFSQKSCLKIHERIHTGEKPYKCSGCGKSFSQKSCLKIHERIHTREKQYKCCVCNKSFNQKCILRKHEGIHSGEKTYECTECNKSFNHISVLKRHERIHTGEKPFQCSQCHKSFSQKSDLSKHERIHTGEKPYNCSQCAKSFNHKGNLIIHERIHTGEKPYTCSECNKSCSSKSDLRKHERIHTGEKPYKCSECGKSFNNTSSLITHTRIHMGEKPYKCSECDKSFNRKDNLIIHKRMHTGESPYKCSECDKSFNRKQNLTIHKRLHTGEKPYTCSECDKSFNRKDKLITHKRMHTGETPYKCSECDKSFNQKVNLITHKRIHTGEKPYQCSDCGKSFSLRNDLRNHERIHTGEKPYKCPECGKSFSRRNELRIHERIHTGEKMNKCSECGKSFSRRNDLRIHERIHTGEKPYKCSECGKRFSRRNELRIHERIHTGEKPYKCSECGKCFSRRCNLTTHKRIHTGEKPYKCSQCGICFSERYRLRIHEQIHTGEKMYKCSECDKRFNRKDNLIIHIRIHTGEKPYKCSECDKSFHGKSNLRKHERIHPGEKCGQM